The Lolium rigidum isolate FL_2022 chromosome 1, APGP_CSIRO_Lrig_0.1, whole genome shotgun sequence region ATAAGCTTAAGGCCAAAATAAGTGGCCCTAGTACCTCCACAGAGGATACTCTGCAGCAAACCGACGACGCCGCGTCATCTTCGGCTCTACCATACAGGATCACCTGCTGCCCGTAACTGGATTCCTTCTTCTCACCGCGTAGTGTGTGGCGCCAAGGAGGTGTCAGCGGGATGAAGGCCGGGAGGAAGAACCTGCAGAGAGCGTGCCAGGATGGCTCTGCCATCACGGTCGCGGAGGGCGACAGCATCATGCAGGTTGTCACACTGCGTGGCTCCAACCTCATCGAGGTACACACCCTTCTCCAGCCCCCCACCTTTCTTTACGTTGCTTCATGTGCCGCAGAAATTTCTCACTATGCCGCCATGCTCTGGTGTTAGGTCATGGATGGCAAGGGCGTCAAATCTCTGGCCTTGTTCCCGGCTAAGTTCCAGAAGAGCTTTTGGATCAAGAACGGTGAGTAATTTAGTGATGGCATGGCTTTGGATGTCATTAGTTCGTCATGGTGAACTGGATCTTGCCTCTAGCATGTGATAGTTTGCTTATGTGAGCTCTGAATTTGCAGGGAGTTTTGTGGTTGTGGATGCTAGTGGGAGGGAGGAGGCTCTTGAATCAGGGAGCAAGATAGGGTGTGTCGTGTCGCAAGTCCTCTTTCATGATCAAGTTCGCGCACTTGAGAAATCCGGCGAATGGTGAGTTGTGGGTCCTTCTTGAACTCAGGTCTGTTGTAGGATAAGTTTGTACTGGGGACTAATGACCAGTAGCTCCAGGATGGATAGGTGCTTCCTTTTTGCACGTATTTACGCCGCAATGTGACTATCGGTGCTGCATGTGGCATCTCTATTCATTCTTTTCATTCGTCATCTTTTTCTAATATATGAATGGAAGATTCACACCTCACATGTGTTTGACCTTCTAACTGCTCCGTAACTTTGGGGTAAAATTCACTTGCCACAAGAAAGAATCACCAGTGTAGTTGGTTGTGTAAAAAATTCTAAATGGCTTACATCATCGTCTGCTCCATCAAGTAAAAAGTAACTGTAAGAATCCATACAAATAGTACACACTGAATAATGAGTTAACAGTTGCTGCAATGGTTGTTTGTCGCAAATCTATTCTGTTGAGAGGCCCAAGATGTTCAATAGTTTTGAGTACTGTACCATTTCTACACAAATGAAAACTGCTGTTTTCTTGCCAGAAGTTATAAAAAAAATACTCCCTTGCAATATTTGACAAAGAAATCATCTACTCCTTccgattaattgactcaatttttcctagatatagatgtatctagtcaacaaacaCGTCTAGGTACAACAACTTGAAATCGATAGTTGGAGTCTTTGTAATTGCAAGTCCTgaagtgattttttttttatccCAGGCCAGCTATCTTCAAGTCAACTCCCAATGGCTGGGCGACAGGGACAGCATCTCAGGTTGAGGAAGAGCCAGGTTCCGACGAAGATGATGATCTGCCACCACTTGAGGCGAACATGAACAGATATAGTCCGTTTGATGTGCTTTCTGGTTCAGAAAGTGGTTCCGGTTCTTAACCGGTAGGCATAGGACTATGCCAGGCTTCCAACCCTCTCTGTTCTTCAGCTTGATGTACTTTCTGGTTCAGAATGTGGTTTCAGTTCCTAGACCGGTAGGCATAGGATGGTGTGATTACTCGGACAGCTCAGTTGTATAGCTGATGTATCGATACTGAAGTTGGGGCACAACATGAATAATATCGCTTGCATTCTCGGCTCTGTTCCAATTGTGCCTGTGATAACTGATAAGAATTACATTGAGCCGTGTCTGACCCGGTCAGTTTAGCAAATAAGTTATTTTGTTCTGTTGATGAAGCTGTGGTGACTAACTTCGGATTTAGGACTACTAACCTCATGATATGGTGAGCCAGCTCAAACCAAATATGAACTACAAAAGGAGTTCCTGGTTCTAAAAAACAAGAGAAGCTAATAAAAAGAACACTTCAGATTAAAAAGCCAAGTGAATTCAGAAGTGCAACATGTAGGAAAATATAAACTGTTAAAACGGAATATGAACTACGTTGACTAAAAAAACTGAAATAGTATGACAGAAAACGAAGTTAAAGAGGAAAAAAAAATGGTGGTTCCCTGGAGTGGGATGCGAGGCCCAAGTGGCCAGGGGGTGCAGCGGCCCGTTATCCTTCCACCGTTGGAAGCGGGCAGTTGTCGCTGCTCTATCAAGCCAGCCTCACGCTGTGCCTGCCAACATCATGGGCCGTGAAACCCAGCTTTCGCTAAAGCCTCAGGCGGTCCACTACGCAACTTGGAACAGGCGGGCCAGCAGTAGCACACCCGCGGGGCCAGGCCCACATCGCCACAACAGAGTCCCAACCACCGtacgcccacgccatccccggtccccccgagacgcgctcggggactccggacgaagcgaaagcgcgcgaaacgccgagaatTCTCTCCCGCACTTTCGCTTCGGCTTCGCCGCAGAGGTGGACCCGGCCGGTTAGCggcacacgcatcgtcttccgcgcgctgtaaaggctgccgccggtcagctcgtcgcggacgcgtagcatccacgTGAGTCCGATGACGAGTTGTACAAGCCCTCGCCGCGCAACGGCGGCTGGGAAATTGGCCCTCCCCACGCCATttttacgtccaatccggacgaaatttACCCCGGATTTCGGGCGTGGAgaggccaaacgagtggagatgttcTTACTACTGGTGGAGAAGGGTATTTAAGCTGGTTGTTTGTTTGACCGCTTAGTGAGGTGGGACTAAAACTGAGGCGCTGTGCACACCGTGCAGTGATGGAATGGTGGGAAACGTGGCTGTCTAGATGGGCTTTGTCGTTTGGGGATAATAAACAAGGCCGTATGAAATTTTTGCTTGGGCTGCTACTCATGCTTCCGTGGTGAATATTGTTCGCCAAAGTGACAAGTGCGGCCCCTTTAGAAaaaaagatagatcaatagaagtGAAGTATGCTTTAAAACCTGGTGCTAACATAACGGAGATTTCTTTTTGGTAGGATACTATATCCTGGTGGATGGGAATAGAATAGAATTTCCTTGTCAAGCATAT contains the following coding sequences:
- the LOC124684390 gene encoding probable RNA-binding protein EIF1AD; protein product: MKAGRKNLQRACQDGSAITVAEGDSIMQVVTLRGSNLIEVMDGKGVKSLALFPAKFQKSFWIKNGSFVVVDASGREEALESGSKIGCVVSQVLFHDQVRALEKSGEWPAIFKSTPNGWATGTASQVEEEPGSDEDDDLPPLEANMNRYSPFDVLSGSESGSGS